In the Sebastes fasciatus isolate fSebFas1 chromosome 12, fSebFas1.pri, whole genome shotgun sequence genome, TATTCCCTGACGATGCAGTGTGCCGTGGTCTCGGCCCCTCTGTGATCCGTCACAGTCACAGCGAACACGCCGCTTTCCGCTCGGCTGTATCCATTAATCTGAAGTGTCGTCTCCTGCTGCTCCACGTTCGCGTGGACATTTGGCCTCGTACCAGCGCACTCGAGGCCTCTGCCGGGGCACGTGGCCAGTATCACTCTCTCTGGGGTGATCCCAGTTTCGGCCTCCCATTCCCAGGTCACCACGGAGACCTCTTCCAGGGGTCCGTGCTCAATCCGAGCTTTCAGAACCAGACTGGATTCTGGCATCACGTGCACGGGCTCCTCGTTGAGGATGTGCACTGACATACACTGGAGCCCATATGGCACTGAGGACAGAGACCATTTGTTATTGCATCAGAATGgtgcttaaaggtgcagtaggcagaaagttgttggcatcattgggcaaaaattccataataacctttcagcatattgtaattgaagtgttttgagagaaaactggacttctgctcctcatcatggctctgttttcaggctttaatctAGCCCGTCacagaagactttggccaatcacaggtcattttagagagagagcgttcccattggctgttcattcaacggaggcagctgtaaatcactcgcgaactctgatcaaacagtcaaacttgctccagctggtgggcggtgcttggtatttcctcaactgatcacaaacgttctcattttacagctaaacagtgcactacaagatgattctgaaaacatctgaggagagaaataggcattaacgtaacagaatattgattcatatttgatcagcgctgcctagtttgactgtttggtcggagttcgagagtgattgacagctgctcatagacgtcaggctccagctctgctctgattggttgttttcctcccgtctgtgaaatcctgcagatgccgtcaggagcatcggaggacaccgaagaacatgattttttcagaatacctgtctcgtgcactactgtcaggatataataaccattttataaaaataactttttaaatcatatttgctacaTTTCTACCCAACGCAACTTCAAATACAGATTGTATTTCTATTCAGATGACCAGTATGATCCACAGTATTTCATATTCAGCAGTTTTGACCTTTTGGCTTTTTCACTGTTTGGGCAGAATTTAAaactaataaaacaaacaatggcATAATACTTCATCTCTGTCCTCAGCGTGTACTATCTTTATGAATATGTATGGCTGTTTTCTGTCAAACAATGTCAAGCGATGATTTATAGCGCATGACAGCCACGCCTAATGTGATATCCATCAAACCACATCAATATCTTAAAATCTGTGTCAAAACTGTAAGCCTCCGTGCATTCACCACAAGGAGTATTAATCACACGTCTTAACTTGATAGGCAAAGGATGAAGGAGATGTAAATAATGCAAGTGTGGGCATTAATGCAAAAGGCAGATTACACAAGTTATTTTGCATTTCTGTCAGGGTGCAATGCTGGAAATGGTTAGTGTTCTTCCTGTAGTTTCAAGCAGGTTTTTTTAAGCAGAAATCATTCGGATTGCGGTTACAACAAAAAGCCTTACTCAAGAGAAGCAGCAGGGCAACTCTCCAGCTCAGGAAATACTGTAGATCCATAACACCTGCTGATGtagacagagaacagagagaggaatTTGTCCATGACCTCAGCAACGGTGCACCATTTCCTCTGTACTTGTGCAGCAGGGGTGCCACTACAGCAGGAATAATAACACCACCTCCAGAGAAAATGCAAAATTAAAATGAGAGCAAAAAGCAATTAAAGCAGCATGTCCCTCtgttaggaaaaaaaaatttaatccaAATGTTGAGggtattctttctttcttaatttatttgtgaAATATCCAAAGAACAACAGTATTGGCATCGCAGACAGAACTTGGAACAAAATTGGGGACAAGGTCTGCTGCCAAAACTAAAATGAACCCCCTGAAGCACGGCCGCTACAacagaacacagagagaggaagcagtGATAGCAGTGTAGGAACACAACCCAACCTGCATGCACTGAATATAACCCGGAAATCCCCTTTGCTGTTTACCTTGAAGTCATGCACATCAAAAGGCCCTCAGAGTGGGATTCACCTACCTCTCCAAATTGGGACAAACAATACAGTGGAGCACTTCACTCTCTCAGAGGTTACGGTGCAGCGCAATTCACTCTGTGAGTAGATTTTATGGcccagaataaaacaatatctTCAAAGCAGTTGCCATCGCATTGCGAGAAATAATGTAGTTCCAGATGACAGTTGCTAGGTCTACAGCTGTTActgcaaaaaaacatcaaacagaAGTAAAGATAAAAGTTTCAGagcttttcttctcctctctgctctgcctcTTCTCTGCCTGTCAGGTCCAGTCAGTGAGTCACGTCTAGGCGTCACCTTGTTTTCTAGCAGCTTCCTCCCCTCCCCGACTGCCCTTTCCTGTACAGTAAAAGCTTCTTTCTGCTTTGTGCTTTAAATAAGTGAACTCACCATTGTAAaacctgccccccccccacccccctcctcaTCTGACCTGCGTCCAAACACGCACAACAATACAACATGTTCGATTCTGGATTTTCACACCACTGTTGTAAACACAGATAAATGCAGTGGTATTCTTTCGAAGGGAAACCAGTGACAATGTTGGAAGTCATTATGAAATAGGCTTTGTGCTGCAGGCTTTCTTATCCAGCACAAACACTATTTGCCCTGCAGACACAATACATTGCCTTGGCTTTGGATTGTAAAGAGGAGGTAATACATGAATTACTCtgttcttattattttgtttttctcaataATTGTCTCTCGCATGCAACTGAGAAACATCTTCAAGCACATAAAGGGGGAATGCCAATTTGATTCTTGTTCCACTGGGAATATTCAGTCTGTGAAATTGGAGAAAACcctcttaaagcttcagtaggcagtttATATTTTTGGCAACATTGGGataaaaaattccataataacctttcagcatattgtaagtcaagtgttctgagagaaaactagaataCTTTTCTTTAGAGACATTTTGTTTGAACCATCTGAATGCTtctgcagcaggaggaagaggaggaagaggaggaggaagaggagaaactgTCAGAGTAAATAGTTTTACCTGCCAGCGACAGACCGAGATGGAGCAAAGGTTGTGTCATGTCTTCAGTCAGGCTGGTCTGCAGAGAGATgaaacactttaacacactaGAAACAACTTCTGTATGTTTCTAAACTGACTTCATCCAATAACAGATGTACAGATTTATTACCTACGCTGTATTCAATTCAGATTATACCTGACTAAAACTAACTTCTTTCCTAGTGATGAAGAGGAAACTCACCGCAGTAGTTTCCTTCTGCCTTCATGTTGATGTTTGTGCTGAATAAAGACTCTGTGTCGGTTTGTTCTCGCCAACAAATGAGgttatacttcctgtttctcCTCTATTACCTGATAATGACACCCCTGTTCTCTTAAAGAGCCCGCAGCCTCCGCAGCCTCCGCAGGTGTGCAGTCAGCAGGAAAGTGCTCAAGtgttcttaaagctgcagtaggcagtatatattttttgcatcattgggcaaaagttccataataacctttcagcatattgtaattcaagttttctgagagaaaactagacttctcctcctcctcatggctctgttttcaggctttagaaaatgtagCCTGTGACGAGAGActgtgaccaatcacaggtcatttcagagagagagagcgttcctattggctgtgctgcagctggtgggcggtgcttggtatttcctcaactgatctcaacacatgccgggtcacaaactttctcattttacagctaaacagtacactacaagatgtttctgaaaacatttgaggagagaaataggcattacagtaacagaatattgattcatatttgatcagcgctgcctagtttgaccgtttgatcggagtgattgacagctgctcagaggcggcaagactccagctcggctctgattggttgttttcctccggtctgtgaaatcctgcagatgccgttaggagcaccggaggacagaggaacatgatttctttacctgtctcatgcactactgtcaggatatagtgaccgttttataatcatatttgctccaatctgcctactgcagctttaaatacaaAGTCTGCTTCATAGACAATAAATGAGCTGCTGATTTAGTGGATTTACATTCAAATTAAACTCATATTCTGGCTTTTTCTAACATATTTAAATCAGAATTTAAACCTCCGCTGGTTGCAAGAACTCTAAAACCCCCCTGCATCTTAACAAGATTATGTAATATgactgaaagctccagaacagctactaaatagACTCTGAGATTAAGATTGTTTTGTCAGCTACACACTGCTTTTCCACCGTGGTGAGACACAATGCCATCAGTTATTCAGGGGTTAGCTCTACAGATTCTCACTTCATGAAACACATCCTGGGGCACAAATGTAACAAGTGATTTCAAACTGATTATAAATCCATTTGTATTTGCAGAGGGTTTATGAATAATCATGGGAATCACAGCTGTGTCTCCCACTGGGTCCTTTGACTACAGAGGAGTGCTGTTAGCTGGAATTAACCAGTGGGTGGCACTAATACATCAGCTGAAGAATATCAACACTTGGCCCTCACTTTAGCCTCTCGTCTCGTCAGCAGGGAGCATCACATGCTTCTGGTTCCACGTGTGCTAAATGACTGATGTCTGGTTTTTGCTTCACATTAATCCATATCATTGCACTAGTGAGTAAATTAAGCAAAGAATTGAATGTATGAAGACATCATTACCCAATATTATTCCATAAACTGCTTCATCAGATCATAAATGACCTTAAGCCATGAAAGTCAAAAAGAAAATCAccaagttgaggaaataaattaattatattcTGTGAAAAGTGATTGGTCTTTGCATAACTGCCGTCGGTTCGGCACTTTATCTCATTGTCTCATCTATGAATTtcattaatctaaaaaaaaagaaaaaagtttctGATGCTCTTTGTATGTGGAGCATAAAAATATCTAATACTTTTGTTTTAAACTTGCTGTAATGTTATCATTAAGTGCAATATTAGAAAGAATCAAGACACATTTATTCAAGTCCTGTACTCAAATATAATTTTGAGGTAGTTGTCgatacttgagtatttacattttatgctaTTTTAAAATTTTATACTTGTACTGTAATTTAATATACagattatatctttttttttttttttttttttttacagttattaAAAAGATGACACACTTTTATTGATGAAAATACACCAACACTATATAAAGTAGTAGTTGCaataaaatgctgttttaaGTATTTAGAGCCTTTAGTTAAAGTttctgtgaggaacttttaactggttatgaaacagtctctaTTTAATACTGATAAATTAAAGTTTCTTGCACAGTAGtagctttaagtaaaagtacaaatacagCAGTGTAAAAGTACTCTTAttacaagtcctgcattaaaaaaggaactacttaaataaaagtagagaATTAttgcagcaaaatgtacttaaaatatcaaagtaaaagtacttattatgTAGAAAAATGCTTCCTGTGACTTTTATATGAGTCTATTATATTGACATACTGTAGGCCtatatataacattttttaGACAATGCATTAAGCatgattttactgttgtagctggtcgAGGTGAAGCTAATTTTAAGTAGTTTAATTAcatcaatatttgtgttttgtaaagttcatcatatgtttttatgttaaatctTGAAGTCTGAAAAGTGTCTAGCACCTACAGCTCTCAGATAGATGTGGAATAAAACGTAGGCCTACaacatttctctctgaaatacttacttaaagctgaagtaggcgagattggagaaatatgattacatttttttttttttttttaaacggtcgctatatcctgacagtagtgcatgagacagataatctgaaaaaaataaatcctgttcctctgtgtcctccggtgctcctaacggcatctgcaagatttcacagccagaggaaaacaagcagtaagagctgatctgaggtctgctgtccagctgccgtctatgagagccggctgtcaatcacacgcggacaccgatcaaacggtcaaactaggcagcgctgatcaaatatgaatcaatattctgttacgttaatgcctatttctctcctcagatgttgtcagaatcatcttatagtgcacggtttagctgtaaaatgagaaagtttgtgacccagcagacatgttgagatcaggttgagatggcttgaaggaacgccaagttatggtcacatgaccggagcacagccaataggaacactctctctctctgaaatcacctgtgattggccaaagtctcccgtcacagctagattttctaaagcctgaaaacagagccatgaggaggagcagaagtctagttttctctcagaacacttgaattacaatatgctgaaaggttattatggaacttttgcccaataatgcaaacattttttttttgcctactgcagctttaagaacaCTTGCGCACTTTCCTGCAGACCTTAACACCTGCACACCTGCaggcctgtctctttaagagaaCAGGTGCGTCATTATCAGGTAATAGTGgagaaacaggaagtataacCTCATTTGTTGGCGAGAACAAACCGACACAGAGTCTTTATTCAGCACAAACATCAACATGAAGGCAGAAGGAAACTACTGCGGTGAGTTTCCTCTTCATCACTAGGAAAGAAGTTAGTTTTAGTCAGGTATAATCTGAATTAAACAGCACAGGTAATAAATCTGTATATCTGTTATTGGATGAAGTCAGTTTAGAAACATACAGAAGTTGTTTCtagtgtgttaaagtgtttcATCCCTCTGCAGACCAGCCTGACTGAAGACATGACACAACCTTTGCTCCATCTCGGTCTGTCGCTGGCAGGTAAAACTATTTACTCTGAcagtttctcctcttcctcttcctcctcttcctcctcttcctcctgctgcagaAGCGTTCAGATGGTTCAAACGAAACGTCTCTAAAGAAGAGTATCTGTTGTCTCTTCTGTGGGGAGATGTGGTATTCAAAGCACGTTTATAAAACATGCATTTCAAGCATTAAGCTCGTCTTAAACCTGAACAGCTGCATTCCTCCACTGACTGCTGCTGAGTGACGTGATGCCTTCACGGCCTGACCTGCTGTGGTGATTCAGAATGGTGTTTCTATGTTTGTATGACACTTATTAATAGATTGGGATGGGCAGTACTGTAGTGTTTGAATCCAGTAATCATACAAGGTTGTTGCTCAtgcatgaatgaaaatgggccaACTTCCAACACCGATACTCGGCTAATATGTTTATGAAAATATGACTTTATATGTGTTGTGATTATTCAGTCAAAGGTCAGCTTGCTTTTAATGACACAAATCACAGCACTTACCAATAAACTACTTTGttacaaagtaatgaaaataagcaaaatcacacaaatactagggctgtcaattaatcacacatttttttttaaagggagatttgtcaagtatttaaaggtcccatatcgtgctcattttcaggtttgtgtttctactagaacatatttggatgctgcaatgttaaataaaacaactttattttcctcgtactgtctgcctgaatatacctgtatttacactctgtctgaaacgctccgttttagtgcatttcaacggaatagcaacagtttgggtccatgttcacttcctgtcagttgatgttttttacttacgctgcaacaggaaataaactgggacacatttagaatgtgtacgtttaaaaccgtgtaatggtctaaatattgtatatttgtgatatcacaaatggacagaaatcctaacggcttgtttcaaacgcacaatttctgaatacgggctgtgtgtatttctccgtatattgagggttttgatagtttaacagtatttataaagcacttaaacctgctttataatataaaagaccagaaaatctcaccttttacaatatgggacctttaatactcttatcaacatgggagtaggcaaatatgctgctttatgcaaatgtagtttatatttattattggaaatcaaaaacatgacagatattgtccagaaaccctcacaggtactgcatttagcataaaacaatatgctcaaatcataacatgaagTTCTacaaggcaacaacagctgtcagtgtgtcagtgtgctgacttgactatgacttgccccaaactgcatgtgatgatcataaagtgtgcatgtctgtaaaggggagactggtgggtacccatagaacccattaacattcacacatctggaggtcagcggtcaaggggatccctctgaaaatggccatgccagttattccccgccaaaatttagcgcaagtttggagctttatttcgGCTTtttccaatggattcctcaggttttctagtttcatatgatgccggtaTCTTCACTACTCGCTACAAACTAAAAACCACAaattacgttaatgcgttaaagaaaccagtggcgttaaaacgaatttgcattatcgcgttaactcttACAGCCCTGATAAATACACAAACTTTGACTCCTTCAAAAGGTTGTTTAACCACATGTATGCACAACATGCACAATTTAAAGTATAGATGTAATCCTACtctaagtgttgtctgtgttatcgaaagcctgatatatctagattttctgcattgatgtccaaaaacaattaaaaaatatgagTGAGCCACTTGTAATTTATTGCGAATCCATCCTACATACGCCGTCCTTCTGCTGTAAATGTATATTACTCCGCCGATGAAAATAGTCCTCAACAGATGCactatttattcctgtttgaGGAACATCTG is a window encoding:
- the LOC141778337 gene encoding uncharacterized protein LOC141778337 isoform X2, with protein sequence MTQPLLHLGLSLAGVMDLQYFLSWRVALLLLLMPYGLQCMSVHILNEEPVHVMPESSLVLKARIEHGPLEEVSVVTWEWEAETGITPERVILATCPGRGLECAGTRPNVHANVEQQETTLQINGYSRAESGVFAVTVTDHRGAETTAHCIVREYEAVHHVSVSINVSHSSLVCGEAWGTDPHFGWFHERVAITKTVGRVSKNGTTLLVTKTPICGHFTCVVSNKLGHSSATYTAAPCETDGSGTTAAVLCPVLLLLFGGVVAFLLWRRHRHSNRGERLHEHLDDTI
- the LOC141778337 gene encoding uncharacterized protein LOC141778337 isoform X3, coding for MDLQYFLSWRVALLLLLMPYGLQCMSVHILNEEPVHVMPESSLVLKARIEHGPLEEVSVVTWEWEAETGITPERVILATCPGRGLECAGTRPNVHANVEQQETTLQINGYSRAESGVFAVTVTDHRGAETTAHCIVREYEAVHHVSVSINVSHSSLVCGEAWGTDPHFGWFHERVAITKTVGRVSKNGTTLLVTKTPICGHFTCVVSNKLGHSSATYTAAPCETDGSGTTAAVLCPVLLLLFGGVVAFLLWRRHRHSNRGERLHEHLDDTI
- the LOC141778337 gene encoding uncharacterized protein LOC141778337 isoform X4, coding for MTQPLLHLGLSLAVPYGLQCMSVHILNEEPVHVMPESSLVLKARIEHGPLEEVSVVTWEWEAETGITPERVILATCPGRGLECAGTRPNVHANVEQQETTLQINGYSRAESGVFAVTVTDHRGAETTAHCIVREYEAVHHVSVSINVSHSSLVCGEAWGTDPHFGWFHERVAITKTVGRVSKNGTTLLVTKTPICGHFTCVVSNKLGHSSATYTAAPCETDGSGTTAAVLCPVLLLLFGGVVAFLLWRRHRHSNRGERLHEHLDDTI
- the LOC141778337 gene encoding uncharacterized protein LOC141778337 isoform X1 gives rise to the protein MTQPLLHLGLSLAAGVMDLQYFLSWRVALLLLLMPYGLQCMSVHILNEEPVHVMPESSLVLKARIEHGPLEEVSVVTWEWEAETGITPERVILATCPGRGLECAGTRPNVHANVEQQETTLQINGYSRAESGVFAVTVTDHRGAETTAHCIVREYEAVHHVSVSINVSHSSLVCGEAWGTDPHFGWFHERVAITKTVGRVSKNGTTLLVTKTPICGHFTCVVSNKLGHSSATYTAAPCETDGSGTTAAVLCPVLLLLFGGVVAFLLWRRHRHSNRGERLHEHLDDTI